In one bacterium genomic region, the following are encoded:
- the hypD gene encoding hydrogenase formation protein HypD yields the protein MVFLCKNLLSIDIVKFYIFAQKTMIGDLKTIKALIKKLPKERLPIRLMEVCGTHTVAISRMGIRPLLKGEVELISGPGCPVCVTPANFVAKAIWLAENGCTVATFGDMMKVPAGDDSLFKAKARGCDIRVVYSPMDALEFASLNSENHVVFLGIGFETTAPTIAGAILEAERRKLENFSVLCGLKTIPRPLEYIASSDELSIDGFILPGHVSAIIGRKAYEFIAEKFGKPGTITGFEDGDIIEGVAELIRIIMSGKPRISNAYTRVVRENGNEHALELIEQVFIPCDSSWRGLGMLSNSGLRIREEFSSFDSERRFTIPEFSDVQDNPACLCDKVILGAAKPTDCELFGTACTLSHPQGPCMISSEGACAAYFKYGE from the coding sequence TCTATAGATATCGTAAAATTTTATATTTTCGCGCAGAAAACTATGATAGGCGATTTAAAAACTATAAAAGCTCTCATCAAAAAGCTCCCCAAGGAACGACTGCCCATAAGGCTTATGGAAGTTTGCGGAACCCACACTGTCGCGATTTCCAGAATGGGCATAAGACCACTTCTTAAAGGCGAAGTTGAGCTTATCTCAGGACCTGGTTGTCCTGTCTGCGTTACACCAGCGAACTTTGTCGCAAAAGCAATATGGCTTGCTGAAAACGGATGCACGGTAGCAACATTCGGAGACATGATGAAAGTTCCCGCTGGCGATGATTCGCTGTTCAAAGCTAAAGCGAGAGGCTGCGACATCAGGGTAGTTTACTCACCGATGGATGCTTTGGAGTTCGCGAGCTTGAATTCAGAGAATCATGTCGTCTTTCTTGGCATAGGTTTTGAAACCACTGCGCCAACTATAGCTGGCGCTATATTGGAGGCTGAAAGGAGAAAATTAGAGAATTTTTCAGTTCTCTGCGGGCTCAAAACTATTCCGCGACCGCTGGAATACATAGCATCATCAGACGAGCTTAGCATCGATGGTTTCATTCTTCCGGGTCATGTTAGCGCTATAATAGGTAGAAAAGCCTATGAATTCATTGCCGAAAAATTCGGCAAACCCGGGACGATAACTGGTTTTGAGGATGGCGACATAATTGAGGGCGTCGCAGAACTCATAAGGATTATCATGTCAGGAAAACCACGAATATCCAATGCCTACACGAGAGTCGTTAGAGAGAACGGTAACGAACACGCTTTGGAGCTTATAGAGCAAGTTTTCATTCCGTGTGATTCATCGTGGCGAGGACTGGGTATGCTTAGCAACTCAGGGCTACGCATTAGAGAAGAATTCTCCAGCTTCGATTCAGAAAGGCGTTTTACGATACCCGAATTTTCGGATGTGCAGGACAACCCCGCCTGCTTGTGCGACAAAGTTATACTTGGTGCTGCAAAACCCACCGATTGCGAGCTTTTCGGCACTGCATGCACTCTTTCTCATCCTCAGGGACCCTGTATGATCTCAAGTGAGGGTGCCTGCGCGGCATACTTCAAGTACGGGGAATAA